A DNA window from Undibacterium sp. YM2 contains the following coding sequences:
- a CDS encoding GGDEF domain-containing protein: MESIIKHLVEITGHRDHDLLNISVITALRQLTNAESARVLDVVSVGQQVFIKPHISIENDNVAIADETQASPASHDSIELYPHLKEGIAQKQQVIEQVIEGGKIIWLPIWINDKLHTCLEIYKPANYTTTAMEVVNGMLIVYRNFQNLLDYSERDSLTGLLNRKTFDDNFSKVLRSSALQQQASTEAERAEEERRSHEPERQHWLAVLDIDHFKRVNDQFGHLYGDEVLILIANLLRSSFRPSDRLFRFGGEEFVILLRSTSQEDANTIFERFRQNVEQHYFPQVGTVTISIGYARIDPFEPAVAIVGRADQALYFAKTNGRNRTCFYDELVSSGDLKIEVSNDTAEFF; encoded by the coding sequence ATGGAATCAATCATTAAACACCTGGTAGAAATTACCGGGCATCGCGATCATGATTTACTGAATATTTCAGTAATTACTGCGCTGCGTCAATTGACCAACGCGGAATCGGCGCGGGTATTGGATGTGGTTTCTGTCGGCCAGCAAGTCTTTATCAAGCCGCATATAAGTATAGAAAATGACAATGTCGCGATTGCCGACGAAACCCAGGCGTCCCCTGCTTCCCATGACTCCATCGAGCTTTACCCTCACTTGAAAGAGGGGATTGCACAAAAACAGCAAGTCATAGAGCAAGTCATAGAAGGCGGCAAAATTATCTGGCTGCCGATCTGGATCAATGACAAATTGCATACTTGCCTGGAAATTTACAAGCCTGCCAATTACACCACGACGGCGATGGAAGTCGTCAACGGCATGCTGATCGTCTATCGCAATTTCCAAAATCTGCTTGACTATAGTGAGCGCGACTCATTGACAGGTTTGCTGAACCGCAAGACTTTTGATGATAATTTTTCCAAGGTTTTGCGTAGCAGTGCCTTGCAGCAGCAGGCCAGCACAGAGGCTGAGCGCGCAGAAGAAGAACGCCGCAGCCATGAGCCTGAGCGTCAGCACTGGCTGGCCGTGCTCGATATTGATCATTTCAAGCGTGTGAATGATCAGTTCGGACATCTGTATGGCGATGAAGTGCTGATCCTGATCGCCAATCTCTTGCGCAGTTCTTTCCGCCCCTCAGACCGCCTGTTTCGTTTTGGCGGTGAAGAATTCGTCATCCTGCTGCGTTCGACTTCGCAGGAAGATGCCAATACCATCTTCGAGCGCTTCCGTCAGAATGTGGAGCAGCATTATTTCCCGCAGGTCGGCACGGTGACCATCAGCATAGGCTATGCCCGTATAGATCCGTTCGAACCCGCTGTTGCTATCGTAGGCCGGGCTGACCAGGCCCTGTATTTCGCCAAGACCAATGGCCGCAACCGGACTTGTTTTTATGATGAACTGGTGTCCAGCGGTGATTTGAAGATTGAAGTTTCCAACGATACCGCTGAATTTTTTTAG
- the yedA gene encoding drug/metabolite exporter YedA, which translates to MRHLPRQVLLALLTVYIVWGSTYFAIQVALKAFPPFMMIGTRFLVAGAILYAWQKWRGAPNPSLREWRDGGIVGILMLGGGTGLTAVAQQYVSSGLTAVFIACSPMILSGLSGMFGDWPKRREWTGILCGFAGALLLASDGQFSAQPLGILFLLGAILCWDVGSILSQKKLKMAAGGMGFASEMLVGGLFLFIISLGKGEQLTGEVTINAMAAWAYLVVAGSLLAFTAYMYLLSKVPAGLAASYAYVNPVIAVALGVVFGGEHLSMREMLAMSIILGSVIVLTSAHKHKEQTAS; encoded by the coding sequence ATGCGCCATCTGCCACGTCAAGTCTTACTCGCCCTGCTTACCGTCTATATAGTCTGGGGTTCCACTTACTTTGCCATACAGGTGGCTTTGAAGGCTTTCCCGCCTTTCATGATGATAGGTACGCGCTTCCTGGTAGCCGGTGCTATTTTGTATGCATGGCAAAAATGGCGCGGTGCACCCAACCCTAGTTTGCGTGAATGGCGCGATGGCGGCATCGTCGGCATCCTGATGCTGGGCGGTGGCACTGGTCTGACGGCGGTGGCGCAGCAATATGTGTCTTCCGGCCTCACTGCCGTCTTCATTGCCTGCTCACCAATGATCTTGTCTGGCTTGTCCGGCATGTTTGGTGACTGGCCCAAGCGCCGCGAATGGACAGGCATACTCTGCGGCTTTGCCGGTGCCCTGTTGCTGGCATCTGACGGCCAGTTCTCGGCTCAGCCTTTAGGCATATTGTTCTTGCTGGGCGCAATACTATGCTGGGACGTAGGTTCGATTTTGTCGCAAAAGAAACTCAAGATGGCTGCAGGCGGCATGGGCTTTGCAAGTGAAATGCTGGTCGGTGGCCTGTTCCTGTTCATCATCAGCCTGGGCAAGGGTGAGCAACTGACAGGGGAAGTCACCATCAATGCGATGGCAGCCTGGGCTTATCTGGTAGTGGCAGGTTCGCTGCTGGCATTTACTGCCTATATGTATTTGTTGTCCAAGGTACCGGCTGGCCTGGCTGCGAGTTATGCCTATGTTAATCCCGTCATTGCGGTTGCCCTGGGCGTGGTGTTTGGTGGCGAACACCTGTCCATGCGCGAGATGCTGGCGATGAGCATCATACTTGGCAGCGTGATAGTGCTGACCAGCGCGCACAAGCATAAGGAACAGACGGCCAGCTGA
- a CDS encoding Lrp/AsnC family transcriptional regulator, which yields MKIELDMMDGKILEILQADARVTMAEIGRRIHLSQPAVTERVKRMEAANVITGYHARVNPEALGYGITAFVRIASRATDTPVLKIAEQVPEVVECHAITGEDCVIVKVVAPSVRELERVITSLARCGVTSTSLILSSSIERRAIKPVE from the coding sequence GTGAAAATAGAATTGGATATGATGGATGGCAAAATCCTCGAGATTTTGCAGGCCGATGCCAGGGTCACCATGGCCGAGATAGGCCGCCGCATACATTTAAGCCAGCCTGCCGTGACCGAAAGGGTCAAGCGCATGGAGGCCGCCAATGTCATCACAGGCTACCACGCCAGGGTCAATCCCGAGGCGCTGGGTTATGGCATTACGGCTTTTGTCCGCATTGCCAGCCGCGCAACCGATACGCCGGTACTAAAAATTGCCGAGCAAGTGCCTGAAGTAGTTGAATGCCATGCCATTACCGGCGAAGATTGCGTGATTGTCAAAGTAGTCGCGCCATCAGTGCGCGAGCTGGAGCGCGTGATTACCAGTCTTGCGCGTTGCGGTGTGACTTCGACTTCCCTGATCCTGTCTTCATCGATAGAAAGACGGGCCATCAAGCCTGTGGAATAA
- a CDS encoding LysR substrate-binding domain-containing protein, which produces MELRQLRYFVAIVDHGSLSRAARVLHIVQPALTQQLQQLEEELGATLLHRSAQGMQATDAGKIFYEHALAILKQVSDARSAVAQSTDKPSGTVALGIPQSASGALAFPLLKAVRTAYPDIVFQLTEELTGNLTEQLRSGRLNLAILFDDGQLGGFATKPLVEEEMMYITRKDSQFACKRKSITLAQALQATLILPSIQHGVRPRIEQVVREQGKHIENVIDITSIAILKSALMADMGATILPVSPMLAEIERGEMRACPISDVQLSRTVTLCASKNIPLTNAAMAVEKLVLELTRDLSMSGKWLGTSNLVAQ; this is translated from the coding sequence ATGGAATTGCGCCAGCTACGTTATTTTGTCGCCATCGTTGATCACGGTTCACTGTCGCGCGCAGCGCGTGTGCTGCATATCGTGCAACCGGCGCTGACCCAGCAATTGCAGCAACTTGAAGAAGAGCTGGGTGCGACCCTGTTGCACAGGTCGGCGCAAGGCATGCAAGCCACTGATGCCGGCAAGATATTCTATGAACATGCGCTGGCGATTTTGAAGCAGGTCAGCGATGCCAGATCAGCCGTCGCCCAATCGACTGACAAACCCAGTGGCACAGTGGCACTGGGCATACCGCAAAGTGCTTCGGGTGCGCTGGCTTTTCCTTTATTGAAAGCTGTACGCACGGCTTACCCCGATATCGTGTTCCAGCTGACAGAAGAATTGACCGGCAACCTGACCGAGCAATTACGCTCAGGCCGTTTGAACCTGGCGATTTTGTTTGATGACGGCCAGCTCGGCGGTTTTGCCACCAAGCCGCTGGTAGAAGAAGAAATGATGTACATCACCCGCAAGGATTCTCAGTTCGCCTGCAAGCGCAAATCGATCACCCTGGCGCAAGCCTTGCAGGCCACCCTGATTTTACCCAGCATACAACATGGTGTGCGGCCACGCATAGAACAGGTGGTCAGGGAGCAGGGCAAGCACATAGAGAATGTCATCGACATCACCTCGATAGCGATTTTAAAATCTGCGTTGATGGCTGATATGGGGGCGACCATCTTGCCAGTATCACCGATGCTGGCAGAAATCGAGCGCGGCGAAATGCGTGCCTGCCCCATCAGCGATGTGCAACTATCGCGTACCGTGACTCTGTGCGCCTCCAAGAATATCCCGCTCACCAATGCAGCTATGGCAGTAGAAAAACTGGTGCTGGAACTGACCCGCGATTTGAGCATGAGTGGCAAATGGCTGGGCACCAGCAACCTGGTGGCGCAATAA
- a CDS encoding sensor histidine kinase — protein sequence MAGHQQPGGAIMDGLVYWNKIKKPVFTGWFLFWLLMVAVAVQDHLKGGGKHIWEPIFWESSSALVGTLLLLLQRRKLTDRHLLQTPARWFWQQILPLPLFSTVFVVLVYSLRHSVYALLGLSYQHDGWIKVYFYECSKIFMFFGMFYVVIFGLQAYASLLEEKENAEKSQALLRDAQLHRLTQQMQPHFLFNVLNTISSLMYTDVKLADTALSEIAALLRASMDLGQHSETSLADELKLLQAYAKLMSLRFIDRVEINWDIADDVLSSKVPVMSLQTILENSFKHTVEKRSQLTHIKITAYKEAAQVILRIEDDAGHLQDSVQSSGVGISNLRQRLQVLYQDKASLQLTDLRPSGVMTELRLPIDTGGMAT from the coding sequence ATGGCTGGGCACCAGCAACCTGGTGGCGCAATAATGGATGGGCTGGTGTATTGGAACAAGATCAAAAAACCAGTCTTCACAGGCTGGTTTCTGTTCTGGCTATTGATGGTGGCGGTAGCCGTGCAAGATCACCTCAAAGGTGGCGGCAAACATATCTGGGAACCCATCTTCTGGGAAAGCTCTTCTGCCCTCGTCGGCACACTGCTGCTCTTGCTGCAAAGGCGCAAGCTGACTGACAGGCATTTATTGCAGACGCCAGCCAGATGGTTCTGGCAGCAAATCCTGCCTCTGCCTTTGTTCAGCACTGTATTTGTGGTGCTGGTATATAGCCTGCGTCACTCGGTATATGCCTTGCTGGGACTCAGCTATCAGCATGATGGCTGGATCAAGGTGTATTTTTATGAGTGCAGCAAGATATTCATGTTCTTTGGCATGTTTTATGTCGTGATTTTTGGCTTGCAAGCCTATGCTTCTTTGCTCGAAGAAAAAGAGAATGCAGAAAAATCCCAGGCGCTGTTACGTGATGCACAATTGCACAGGCTGACGCAACAGATGCAACCGCATTTCCTGTTCAATGTACTCAACACCATTTCATCACTGATGTACACCGATGTCAAACTGGCTGACACTGCTCTGAGCGAGATCGCCGCACTCTTGCGCGCCAGCATGGACCTGGGCCAGCACAGCGAAACCAGCCTCGCAGATGAATTGAAGCTGCTGCAAGCCTATGCAAAACTCATGAGTCTGCGCTTTATCGACAGGGTAGAGATCAACTGGGACATTGCTGACGATGTACTAAGCAGTAAAGTACCGGTCATGAGCCTGCAAACCATACTGGAAAACAGTTTCAAGCATACCGTGGAAAAACGCAGCCAACTTACTCACATCAAGATCACGGCATATAAAGAGGCAGCGCAAGTCATCTTACGCATTGAGGATGATGCAGGGCATTTGCAGGATAGTGTACAAAGCTCGGGCGTAGGTATCAGCAATTTACGCCAGCGTCTGCAAGTCCTGTATCAGGATAAAGCCAGCTTACAATTGACCGATCTGAGGCCATCTGGCGTCATGACCGAGCTGCGCCTGCCCATTGATACCGGAGGCATGGCAACATGA
- a CDS encoding LytTR family DNA-binding domain-containing protein: protein MKILIVDDEAYARDKLRRLVAEHVADAVVSEARDGREALECIQKQQPDLVFLDIQMPEMDGITVASQLAAPVPLIVFVTAYDQFALQAFDANAIDYLLKPYDEARFLRALQRVSERRSSARKIQSEQHLLLNEKGRVTVIKLADIIRLEAADNYVMIFTSQQQHMMRQTLSGLQDRLGQGFVRCHRSHIVRLDQITQVLPAQKGDAELLLQDGLRLPCSRQHRDEVVQALAS, encoded by the coding sequence ATGAAAATTCTCATCGTTGATGACGAAGCTTATGCCAGGGACAAGCTCAGACGCCTGGTAGCCGAACATGTGGCAGATGCCGTCGTATCAGAAGCCAGGGATGGCAGGGAAGCACTGGAGTGCATACAAAAACAGCAGCCCGACCTGGTTTTCCTCGACATACAAATGCCGGAGATGGATGGTATTACCGTCGCCAGTCAACTGGCAGCACCTGTGCCACTGATCGTTTTTGTCACTGCTTATGATCAGTTTGCCCTTCAGGCTTTTGATGCGAATGCGATAGATTACCTGCTCAAACCCTATGATGAGGCGAGGTTCCTGCGCGCCCTGCAAAGAGTGAGTGAGCGCAGGAGCAGCGCAAGGAAAATACAGTCAGAACAACATTTGCTCCTGAATGAAAAAGGCCGCGTCACTGTCATTAAACTGGCCGACATCATACGACTGGAAGCTGCTGATAATTATGTGATGATCTTTACCAGCCAACAGCAGCACATGATGCGCCAGACCTTATCGGGTTTGCAGGACAGGCTGGGGCAGGGCTTTGTGCGTTGCCACCGTAGCCATATCGTCAGGCTGGACCAGATTACCCAGGTCTTGCCAGCCCAAAAGGGCGATGCTGAACTGCTGCTGCAAGATGGCCTGCGCCTGCCATGCAGCCGTCAGCACAGGGATGAGGTCGTACAGGCACTTGCCAGCTAA
- a CDS encoding acyltransferase family protein translates to MSNSSIAMPGLPSQRLYFLDWVRIIAFFLLILYHVGMYYVEWGWHVKSPHASSAIQPLMMLTNPWRLSLLFFISGVASAFMLEKIATGKFLHSRSLRLLLPLIFGMFVVVPPQAYFEVVEKLAYAGSYGEFMQLYVHHYRGFKIEGKVLDLPTWNHLWFVTYLWVYSVLLWFWLAFKPAWFQAARNCLQKQMKGWRILVLPVAYLALVRMGLFSSYPPNNGLVADWYNHACYLFIFTFGALIANSQAFWQELASMRWLALRIAACGWLFLIIYFSFEYDATPKWFIMLQRGVWVCMAWSAIVAACGYAKQYLNFDSPARRYLTQAVFPVYILHQTYIVIMAHGMKPLALPALPEGILLVALTATTCFLSYEIIRRVFFLRPLFGLDHGLAYRPRALSPG, encoded by the coding sequence ATGTCAAATTCAAGCATAGCAATGCCAGGTTTGCCGTCCCAGCGTTTATATTTTCTCGACTGGGTCAGGATCATCGCTTTCTTCCTGCTGATTCTGTATCACGTAGGCATGTACTATGTAGAGTGGGGCTGGCATGTCAAAAGTCCGCATGCCAGCAGCGCGATACAGCCGTTGATGATGTTGACCAATCCCTGGCGTTTGAGCCTGCTGTTTTTCATTTCTGGTGTGGCATCTGCCTTCATGCTGGAAAAAATCGCTACTGGCAAATTCCTGCACAGCCGCAGCCTGCGTCTTTTGCTGCCGCTGATCTTTGGCATGTTCGTCGTGGTGCCGCCACAAGCTTATTTCGAAGTGGTGGAGAAACTGGCCTATGCCGGCAGTTATGGCGAATTCATGCAGCTCTATGTGCATCACTATCGCGGTTTCAAGATAGAAGGCAAGGTATTGGACCTGCCAACCTGGAATCACCTGTGGTTCGTCACTTATTTGTGGGTATATAGCGTGTTGCTGTGGTTCTGGCTGGCTTTCAAACCTGCATGGTTCCAGGCTGCCCGCAACTGCTTGCAAAAGCAGATGAAGGGCTGGCGCATTCTGGTTTTGCCTGTTGCTTACCTGGCGCTGGTGCGCATGGGTTTGTTCAGTTCTTACCCGCCGAATAATGGCCTGGTGGCCGACTGGTATAACCATGCCTGCTATTTGTTTATCTTTACATTCGGTGCCCTGATTGCCAATTCCCAGGCATTCTGGCAAGAGCTTGCCAGCATGCGCTGGCTGGCACTCAGAATCGCTGCATGTGGCTGGCTGTTCCTGATCATCTATTTCAGCTTTGAGTATGACGCAACACCGAAGTGGTTCATCATGCTACAGCGCGGCGTGTGGGTATGCATGGCCTGGTCAGCGATTGTTGCAGCCTGCGGTTATGCGAAGCAGTACCTGAACTTTGACAGCCCGGCAAGGCGCTATCTGACGCAGGCAGTGTTTCCTGTGTATATCCTGCATCAGACTTATATCGTCATCATGGCGCATGGCATGAAACCGCTGGCCTTGCCTGCCCTACCAGAAGGCATCTTGCTGGTGGCGCTGACAGCAACGACCTGCTTCCTCAGTTACGAGATCATACGCCGGGTGTTTTTCCTGCGCCCACTGTTCGGACTTGATCATGGTTTGGCTTACAGGCCAAGAGCACTGAGCCCGGGATGA
- a CDS encoding nuclear transport factor 2 family protein: MDKSLEIARPPLPPFTLETAIQKVRMAEDGWNTRDPDKVVLAYTVDTVWRNRHEFPQGREQVREFLQRKWAAEREYRLIKELWAFSENRIAVRFAYESCDHEGNWTRSYGNENWEFAENGLMHKRFASINDLRISADQRLFHWPQGKRPDDHPGLSALGL; this comes from the coding sequence ATGGATAAGTCATTAGAAATTGCACGCCCACCCTTACCCCCCTTCACATTGGAGACGGCAATACAAAAAGTACGTATGGCAGAAGATGGCTGGAATACCCGCGACCCGGACAAGGTGGTGCTGGCTTATACGGTGGATACGGTCTGGCGCAACCGCCATGAATTCCCGCAGGGGCGCGAGCAAGTCAGGGAATTTTTACAGCGCAAATGGGCAGCAGAACGTGAATACCGCCTGATCAAGGAATTATGGGCATTCAGCGAGAACCGCATCGCCGTACGCTTTGCCTATGAGAGTTGCGACCATGAAGGCAACTGGACGCGTTCTTATGGCAACGAGAACTGGGAATTTGCTGAGAATGGCCTCATGCATAAACGTTTTGCCAGCATCAATGATCTGCGCATCAGCGCAGATCAGCGTTTATTCCACTGGCCCCAGGGCAAGAGGCCAGATGATCATCCCGGGCTCAGTGCTCTTGGCCTGTAA
- a CDS encoding LysR substrate-binding domain-containing protein encodes MDKLHLMTVFVAVAEEEGFAAAARRLAMSPPAVTRAIAALEARLGVKLLNRSTRFVRVTEAGQRYLEDARRIIADVEAADEATAGINAEPRGHLAVTAPVMFGKMFVMPGIVEYLQRYPAMDVSALFLDRVVNLLEEGIDVGVRIGELPDSSMKAIRVGQIRRILCASPAYLQAHGTPASPHDLSGHSIIAATGVTPMVEWRFTHAGQNMAIKVKPRLTVSSNDAAIEASLAGLGISRLLSYQVDRYFDGGQLCRVMQAYETAPLPVHVVHREGRYANAKVRSFVDLIVAQLRAAMVQH; translated from the coding sequence ATGGACAAGCTGCATCTGATGACCGTATTTGTAGCCGTTGCCGAAGAAGAGGGCTTTGCCGCTGCAGCCCGTCGTCTGGCCATGTCGCCGCCTGCAGTGACCCGCGCTATCGCAGCGCTGGAGGCCAGACTGGGCGTCAAGCTGCTCAATCGCAGCACCCGCTTTGTCAGGGTCACAGAAGCCGGTCAGCGTTATCTGGAAGATGCCCGCCGCATCATTGCCGATGTCGAGGCTGCCGATGAAGCCACGGCAGGTATCAATGCCGAACCACGTGGTCATCTGGCAGTTACTGCCCCCGTCATGTTTGGCAAAATGTTTGTCATGCCTGGCATCGTCGAATATTTGCAGCGCTATCCCGCGATGGATGTGTCTGCGCTTTTCCTCGACCGTGTCGTTAATTTGCTGGAAGAGGGCATTGACGTCGGCGTGCGCATAGGTGAATTGCCAGATTCCAGCATGAAGGCAATACGGGTAGGGCAGATACGCCGTATATTGTGCGCCTCGCCCGCTTATCTGCAAGCGCATGGTACGCCAGCCAGTCCGCATGACTTAAGCGGGCATAGCATTATTGCCGCCACCGGCGTCACCCCCATGGTCGAATGGCGCTTTACCCATGCAGGCCAGAATATGGCGATCAAGGTCAAGCCACGCCTCACGGTCAGCAGCAATGATGCGGCCATAGAAGCCAGCCTCGCAGGCCTGGGCATCAGCCGCTTGCTGTCCTACCAGGTGGATAGGTATTTTGATGGTGGGCAATTATGCCGCGTCATGCAGGCATACGAGACTGCGCCATTGCCCGTGCATGTGGTACACAGGGAAGGCCGCTATGCAAATGCCAAAGTGAGAAGTTTTGTCGATCTCATCGTCGCACAGTTGCGTGCAGCCATGGTGCAGCATTGA